One Roseimicrobium gellanilyticum DNA window includes the following coding sequences:
- a CDS encoding DUF1549 domain-containing protein has translation MRIRLLLSGCLFLLVACDAPSGKRAHGPSSPAPAPLSETQLRTMADSIDVAVEDIYAKLIAILPPEATDEAFLRRAHVSITGQLPSSQEASQFLGDVTPNKRDLLIDRLVESPQAADHLFQNFAGMLRLRDEALGASQRPFHDWMRDSLRKNMPYDEMVHRMLTATGTLAADPAVGWLLAAEGRPVPAAVDTCHVWLGYDLQCAMCHDHPFADSTQKELYQITAYFAGLRTVQKTPDGKEHEFHGDGPSFASAVPAITEGRLVRLRLPSDYKYRDGNPMEPVKPVLPRLGGGGSSKTWEPASPYAPLKRTSEYPVPKDFQESLAHWVTVENADRFSHMIAGRLWVGMLGEGESFPLHATDLREPLDTPRLEDLVSLMDIGYSGTRRWQCLAGPTRRMRSVGTRGDSLEKEQLTHPVMLALATVMRNVSYDLREFQRVIWRTRVAQRQAMDPFDFGAIGRTKPTALADTSASPYLRRMSADQLWDALISLAGENTTEKKSSEMPLILPDGHPLRELGRSTHGWSDDSHASIGPAVARWMMHSPLVVAAASPGSRVMKEMNRASDPDARIRQAFLAILSRNPTTRELERARELYGSTEMDTPSVDSMLVWTLINTSEFLFLH, from the coding sequence ATGCGCATACGCCTGCTGCTCTCTGGATGTCTCTTTCTTCTCGTGGCGTGTGATGCCCCCTCGGGCAAGCGGGCACATGGCCCCTCCTCCCCTGCGCCTGCACCCCTTTCCGAAACGCAGCTCCGCACCATGGCGGATTCCATCGATGTCGCTGTCGAAGACATCTATGCAAAGCTGATCGCCATCCTGCCACCGGAAGCGACGGACGAGGCATTCCTCAGACGTGCCCATGTGAGCATCACCGGCCAGCTTCCTTCGTCACAGGAGGCCTCCCAGTTCCTCGGGGATGTCACTCCCAACAAGCGCGACCTGTTGATCGATCGACTTGTGGAATCACCACAGGCCGCGGATCACCTGTTCCAGAATTTCGCCGGCATGCTGCGCCTGCGGGATGAAGCCCTCGGCGCATCCCAGAGGCCCTTCCATGACTGGATGCGGGACTCCCTGCGCAAGAACATGCCCTACGATGAAATGGTCCACCGCATGCTCACAGCGACCGGCACGCTGGCGGCAGACCCCGCTGTAGGCTGGCTGCTCGCCGCGGAGGGGCGCCCGGTACCGGCTGCGGTCGACACCTGCCACGTGTGGCTCGGCTACGACCTTCAGTGCGCCATGTGCCATGACCATCCTTTTGCAGACTCCACCCAAAAGGAGCTCTACCAGATCACGGCCTACTTCGCCGGGCTGCGCACCGTGCAGAAAACTCCCGACGGCAAAGAACACGAGTTCCATGGCGATGGTCCATCTTTCGCATCCGCAGTGCCCGCGATCACAGAAGGACGACTCGTCCGCCTACGACTGCCCAGTGACTACAAGTACCGCGACGGCAATCCCATGGAGCCCGTGAAGCCAGTACTACCGCGCTTGGGTGGCGGGGGCTCTTCCAAAACCTGGGAACCTGCCAGCCCTTATGCACCCCTGAAGAGAACCTCGGAATACCCCGTGCCAAAGGACTTCCAGGAATCGCTCGCTCACTGGGTCACGGTGGAGAATGCCGATCGATTCTCTCACATGATCGCAGGACGCCTATGGGTGGGCATGCTGGGTGAGGGAGAGTCCTTCCCACTCCATGCAACCGATCTGCGGGAGCCACTGGATACGCCAAGACTGGAGGATCTGGTGTCGCTTATGGACATCGGCTACTCCGGCACCCGGCGTTGGCAATGCCTCGCCGGCCCCACCCGACGGATGAGGTCCGTAGGTACCCGGGGCGACTCACTGGAGAAGGAGCAGCTCACTCATCCGGTGATGCTGGCGCTCGCTACAGTCATGAGAAATGTCTCTTACGATCTGCGCGAGTTTCAAAGAGTGATCTGGCGGACACGCGTCGCGCAGCGGCAGGCCATGGATCCCTTTGACTTCGGTGCCATCGGAAGGACAAAGCCCACCGCTCTGGCCGACACCTCAGCATCTCCCTATCTGCGCCGCATGAGTGCCGACCAGCTTTGGGATGCGCTGATTTCGCTGGCTGGAGAGAACACCACTGAGAAGAAGAGCAGCGAGATGCCTCTCATCCTTCCGGACGGTCACCCTCTGCGTGAACTCGGTCGCAGTACCCACGGATGGAGTGATGACTCGCACGCGTCCATCGGTCCCGCAGTAGCACGCTGGATGATGCACAGCCCACTCGTGGTGGCAGCAGCATCGCCCGGCAGCAGAGTCATGAAGGAGATGAACCGCGCCAGTGACCCCGATGCGCGCATCCGGCAGGCATTCCTTGCCATCCTCTCGCGGAATCCCACTACTCGGGAATTGGAGCGCGCGAGGGAACTCTACGGCAGCACGGAGATGGATACCCCCTCTGTCGATAGCATGTTGGTTTGGACGCTCATCAACACGTCCGAGTTCCTTTTCCTCCATTAA
- a CDS encoding TetR/AcrR family transcriptional regulator, which produces MTPGQPIPLPVAAASARAAHSTKEALMDAAETLLAQHGVAGASARDITREAGANLGAINYHFGSKDNLVLEVFARRMRPMNRERIAQLDALEKTSGPGGPKLEQIVEVLVRPVVEARESQGKEFEVMQLICRGFQEANPQVKSFLEQEFAEIAQRFEEAVRKAVPGLAPEEVYWRMKFLGGAMNHGLDVWSRFDDMPHPNPKVQPARLDREAFIKRLVAFVSAGMAAALPAQA; this is translated from the coding sequence ATGACTCCCGGCCAGCCCATTCCCCTACCCGTCGCCGCGGCCTCCGCCCGGGCCGCCCACTCCACCAAGGAGGCGCTCATGGATGCAGCCGAGACGTTGCTGGCCCAGCATGGCGTGGCCGGAGCCTCCGCACGGGACATCACCCGGGAAGCCGGCGCTAACCTTGGCGCGATCAATTACCACTTCGGCTCAAAGGATAATCTGGTGCTCGAGGTCTTCGCCCGTCGCATGCGCCCCATGAACCGGGAGCGCATCGCCCAGCTCGACGCCCTGGAGAAGACCTCCGGTCCCGGAGGCCCCAAGTTGGAACAGATCGTCGAAGTGTTGGTACGTCCCGTGGTAGAAGCGCGGGAATCCCAAGGCAAAGAGTTCGAGGTGATGCAACTCATCTGTCGCGGCTTCCAAGAAGCGAATCCGCAGGTGAAATCCTTCCTGGAACAGGAGTTCGCCGAGATCGCCCAGCGCTTTGAGGAAGCCGTCCGCAAAGCAGTGCCCGGTCTCGCTCCTGAGGAAGTGTACTGGCGCATGAAGTTCCTCGGCGGGGCGATGAACCACGGTCTCGACGTGTGGTCGCGCTTCGACGACATGCCACATCCCAATCCCAAGGTCCAGCCTGCCCGCCTGGACCGCGAAGCCTTCATCAAACGGCTCGTGGCATTTGTATCAGCCGGCATGGCTGCCGCGCTGCCTGCGCAGGCCTGA
- a CDS encoding efflux RND transporter periplasmic adaptor subunit: protein MTSPKRALNLPQDTAGRLLRSWQPLLLLPMLALSLTGCGKKPAGPPAGMGMMGGPMEVGVLTLAATPITLTQDLPGRTSAFRVAEVRARVNGIVLKRLFNEGSDVKEGDVLYEIDPAPYQAELDRAIGALARSEANAEAARIKEERYKHLVSTKAISQQELDDATASLHAFEADIISGKAAVQAAKINLGYTKVTSPVSGRVGISQVTEGAYVQAGTATLLVTVQQLDPMYVDVTQSSNDLMRLKKALAAGELSNEKQAHAKVELLLDDGEVHKQQGTLQFSDISVNPSTSSVTVRAIFPNPKAELLPGMFVRARLVEGRKTDALLVPQFAVSRNSKGEATAFVVGAEDKAEIRVLAADRTVGNQWLITSGLKSGDRVIMNNLQKLRPGAPVKSVPYAPPGAPAPAAKPNTGANTASR from the coding sequence ATGACCTCCCCCAAACGTGCTCTCAACCTCCCCCAAGATACCGCAGGCCGTCTCCTGCGCTCATGGCAGCCGTTGCTTCTCCTGCCGATGCTTGCCCTGTCGCTAACGGGCTGCGGAAAGAAACCTGCCGGACCGCCTGCCGGCATGGGCATGATGGGTGGCCCGATGGAAGTCGGAGTACTGACGCTTGCTGCCACGCCGATCACGCTCACACAGGATCTGCCCGGACGCACCTCCGCCTTCCGCGTGGCGGAAGTCCGTGCTCGCGTCAATGGCATCGTGCTGAAGCGCCTCTTCAACGAGGGCAGCGACGTGAAGGAAGGGGATGTGCTCTATGAGATCGATCCCGCTCCCTACCAGGCTGAGCTGGATCGTGCCATTGGCGCCCTGGCCCGCTCCGAAGCGAATGCGGAAGCAGCGCGCATCAAGGAGGAACGCTACAAGCACCTCGTCTCCACCAAGGCCATCAGCCAGCAGGAGCTCGACGATGCCACCGCGTCGTTGCATGCTTTCGAGGCGGACATCATCTCCGGCAAGGCGGCGGTGCAGGCGGCGAAGATCAACCTTGGATACACCAAGGTGACCTCACCGGTGAGTGGTCGCGTGGGCATCTCCCAGGTGACGGAGGGCGCGTATGTGCAGGCCGGCACAGCCACCCTGCTCGTAACGGTGCAGCAGCTGGATCCCATGTATGTGGACGTCACCCAGTCCAGCAATGATCTCATGCGTCTGAAGAAGGCGCTGGCTGCCGGTGAACTCAGCAATGAAAAACAAGCCCACGCTAAAGTGGAGCTGTTGCTCGATGACGGCGAGGTGCACAAGCAACAGGGCACGCTGCAATTCTCCGACATCTCGGTGAATCCCAGCACGAGCTCAGTGACGGTGCGCGCCATCTTCCCCAACCCGAAGGCTGAACTGCTGCCCGGCATGTTTGTGCGCGCCCGTCTGGTGGAGGGTCGCAAGACCGACGCTCTACTGGTGCCGCAGTTCGCGGTTTCGCGAAACTCCAAGGGTGAAGCCACGGCCTTCGTCGTGGGTGCCGAAGACAAGGCGGAAATCCGCGTGCTCGCCGCAGACCGCACGGTGGGAAATCAGTGGCTCATCACGAGCGGCCTGAAGTCCGGCGACCGCGTCATCATGAACAACCTCCAGAAGTTGCGTCCCGGCGCTCCCGTGAAGAGCGTGCCCTACGCACCGCCTGGAGCTCCAGCTCCCGCTGCCAAGCCGAACACCGGAGCGAACACGGCCTCGCGCTGA